One window from the genome of Amaranthus tricolor cultivar Red isolate AtriRed21 chromosome 9, ASM2621246v1, whole genome shotgun sequence encodes:
- the LOC130823337 gene encoding zinc finger BED domain-containing protein DAYSLEEPER-like has protein sequence MDNQNHALDGASSQPIEHHIHESYGEFEGNVDVENESTEQSSAKSKKLTSEAWTYFDLVHVNGVQMVKCKTLKREIDGSTYLAVNEKPKKVVFDQEVSRKELMKMVVMHEYPLSMVDHIGFRNFMRSLNDNFKMISRNTLKNDVIKTYNTERSSLKVLLERNEGRITITTDMWTASTKKKGIWL, from the exons ATGGATAATCAAAATCATGCACTTGATGGTGCTTCTAGTCAACCTATTGAGCATCATATTCATGAATCATATGGGGAATTTGAGGGTAATGTTGATGTTGAGAATGAATCTACTGAACAAAGTagtgctaaaagtaagaaattaaCTTCAGAAGCATGGACTTATTTTGACCTTGTACATGTGAATGGTGTACAAATGGTAAAATGTAAGACTT TGAAAAGAGAAATCGATGGATCTACTTACTTAGCAGTTAATGAAAAGCCAAAGAAAGTGGTTTTTGATCAAGAAGTATCAAGGAAAGAATTGATGAAAATGGTGGTAATGCATGAGTATCCTTTATCAATGGTTGACCACATTGGTTTTAGAAACTTTATGAGGAGTTTAAATGACAACTTTAAGATGATTTCGAGAAAcacattgaaaaatgatgtgataAAAACGTACAACACCGAGAGGAGCTCTCTTAAAGTCTTGCTGGAGCGTAATGAGGGTAGAATTACAATAACAACTGACATGTGGACCGCCTCTACTAAAAAAAAGGGTATATGGCTGTAA